A window of Parambassis ranga chromosome 10, fParRan2.1, whole genome shotgun sequence contains these coding sequences:
- the ankhd1 gene encoding ankyrin repeat and KH domain-containing protein 1 isoform X4 — protein MQDAVAGTAMLTDGFEDEIDSVTPRSPVAGMGVGATPGGVGLGGIGIGVGGKKVRLYGEPGGPAAERLDFKLAAAAVLSSGPGSGSDEDEVSEVESFILDQEDLDNPIMKTASELLLSSATDGVDLRTVDPETQARLEALLEAAGIGKLSTADGKAFADPEVLRRLTSSVSCALDEAAAALTRMRAENTLNAGQADNRSLAEACSDGDVNAVRKLLDEGRSVNEHTEEGESLLCLACSAGYYELAQVLLAMHANVEDRGIKGDITPLMAAASGGYVDIVKLLLVHGADVNAQSSTGNTALTYACAGGFVDVVKVLLKEGANIEDHNENGHTPLMEAASAGHVEVARVLLEYGAGINTHSNEFKESALTLACYKGHLDMVRFLLEAGADQEHKTDEMHTALMEACMDGHVEVARLLLDSGAQVNMPADSFESPLTLAACGGHVELAALLIERGANLEEVNDEGYTPLMEAAREGHEEMVALLLAQGANINAQTEETQETALTLACCGGFLEVADFLIKAGADIELGCSTPLMEAAQEGHLELVKYLLTAGANVHATTATGDTALTYACENGHTDVADVLLQAGANLEHESEGGRTPLMKGARAGHLCTVQFLISKGANVNRATANNDHTVVSLACAGGHLAVVELLLAHGADPTHRLKDGSTMLIEAAKGGHTNVVSYLLDYPNNILSVPAPDLSQLTPPSQDSSQVPRVPFQALAMVVPPQEPDRAPSNIVTPPPVSSKGMSKQRQAALQPGVPTSVGRGPEAEPLPPFHLCQPLECIVEETEGKLNELGQRISAIEKAQLQSLELIQGEPLTKDKIEELKKSREEQVQKKKKILKELQKVERQLQLKTQQQFTKEYMEAKGLKEEQEAGQSQGPGPGPGSTTTAPGQLLAAPGAQVHTGSDTDEEANKDGEQEEQLGEEGDEEDDDDDEEECSEEEADGEEGDYPKLPQVGTILYRHGPQPPQQPPLPPSPQTQAQPPPPPLQAAFVPIQPLPEYNPADYPGSTSPELQRVLVGQQMLGQQQGPGQQLAGLGPGMIPQQAPDGLMVATPAQTLTDTLDDIMAAVSSRVPMLNTTTSPTPLSQPTTQTPANIASPPSVLPLYPSVDIDAHTESNHDTALTLACAGGHEELVSVLIARGANIEHRDKKGFTPLILAATAGHVGVVEVLLDKGGDIEAQSERTKDTPLSLACSGGRQEVVELLLLRGANKEHRNVSDYTPLSLAASGGYVNIIKILLNAGAEINSRTGSKLGISPLMLAAMNGHVPAVKLLLDMGSDINAQIETNRNTALTLACFQGRAEVVSLLLDRKANVEHRAKTGLTPLMEAASGGYAEVGRVLLDKGADVNAPPVPSSRDTALTIAADKGHYKFCELLINRGAHIDVRNKKGNTPLWLAANGGHFDVVQLLVHASADVDAADNRKITPLMAAFRKGHVKVVQYIVKEVNQFPSDIECMRYIATIADKELLKKCHQCMETIVKAKDQQAAEANKNASILLKELDLEKSREESKKQALAAKREKRKEKRKKKKEEQKRKQEEEEGQKTKEEFFEMQEQKEDSAEETEVPIEPPSATTTTTIGISATSTTFTTAFGKKRASVATTPSTNRKNKKNKTKDSVPNEPIILQDPQVALAQHKADKNKIHGEPRGGGGGVAGGNSDSDPLDSTDCASESSSSGGKSQELNYLPDLTSSASSSSSSSSSSCSSSAPSSGAAQSQALLPAPEKRHCPQPQIDGKVDNKVTVSISKPTQKAPDSSDSTSNSLPSPFKTMALPVTSPNNKLSLTSPKRGQKREEGWKEVVRRSKKLSVPASVVSRIMGRGGCNITAIQDVTGAHIDVDKQKDKNGERMITIRGGTESTRYAVQLINALIQDPAKELEDLIPRNHIRAPGSKTTSASFPSTTGATSGSTTGPKVLSSLVTSSGVSFQPSASTSSSSSQAGGKIGKGLSSNVRQPFPVSLPLAYAHPQLALLAAQTMHQIRHPRLPMAQFGGTFSPAASTWGPFPVRPVSPGSANSSPKHNGGTNGTGAQARPNSTHSEHSNTASSGAPVTTTSTTTTSAPNTSAVSPHTPNPTPYNPQPSVPTPSSVRKQLFAPDPKPAGVTPVSVASSGSNAVRGTASPAHHSSTTSTVNAPQQPVGSITQPTVQPAKTEPSAVAPPGKDKTSLPVENQSVSVSDSISSVGFTTPAMALVPKPEPRQQLPPPPSSAPSAEAPPPILNPQPSSHLPSVPPPVLSHNVAHPNNTVPHFSAPAPRVSHRMQPPGPYYSLPEQQQQTQQQQQSVFVPFSGQEPPKQTQNQTSQPTSLPPQAQNQAQSQAPGSLQVSANVGMINGSQIQHVANAGKPQQIPPNFGPAGLFNFSSIFDNNNQVGNSQVWGACRLPARSPPEQSYSAPPAYMSMGQMENMMPPPPPDSSKAPGYRSATQRMVNSPIALTSYATSISGSPVYLHGHTGVGTPSFSRQHFSPHPWSASTSGESPVPPPSTVSSSALSTSAVAPPSQPKPGSSSQQDRKVPPPIGTERLARIRQTGSVNPPLLTTSYTASVGQGGIWSFGVGSASEAMSGWSQPLMSSHMMHPQLQAEQSAFSQHQPMEQDDTGIANPANNYHQPQHLPNSYMDFPKGMPMSMYGGPMLPPHPPMADGPGMYNGLHAGDPAWSPIIKVVPNNADSSDSQQQVWPGTWAPHVGNVHLNHVN, from the exons ATGCAGGATGCAGTAGCCGGGACGGCAATGCTGACGGACGGCTTCGAGGACGAGATTGACTCGGTGACTCCTCGCTCCCCAGTGGCAGGGATGGGGGTAGGAGCGACACCAGGAGGAGTCGGACTAGGGGGCATCGGGATTGGTGTAGGTGGAAAGAAAGTACGTTTGTACGGCGAACCAGGCGGGCCTGCTGCCGAAAGACTGGATTTCAAACTGGCGGCTGCGGCCGTCCTCTCCTCTGGTCCAGGATCCGGCAGCGACGAAGACGAGGTTTCAGAG GTGGAGTCATTCATCTTGGACCAGGAAGACCTTGATAACCCCATCATGAAGACAGCGTCAGAATTGCTTTTGTCCAGCGCCACAGATGGAGTAGATTTGAGGACAGTTGATCCAGAGACACAGGCCCGACTGGAAGCTCTACTGGAAGCTGCAG GCATCGGTAAACTGTCCACTGCCGATGGTAAAGCTTTTGCAGACCCCGAGGTGCTACGCCGACTGACGTCATCAGTGAGTTGTGCCCTGGACGAAGCCGCAGCTGCCCTGACCCGTATGAGAGCTGAAAACACACTCAACGCCGGCCAGGCCGACAA ccgtagcttagCAGAAGCATGCTCAGATGGGGATGTCAATGCTGTGCGGAAGTTGCTGGATGAGGGACGGAGCGTCAatgaacacacagaagaagGGGAGAGCCTACTCTGCCTCGCCTGTTCGGCTGGCTACTATGAACTTGCACAG GTTTTGTTGGCCATGCATGCCAATGTGGAGGACAGGGGTATTAAGGGGGACATAACGCCACTTATGGCTGCTGCCAGTGGAGGATATGTAGACATTGTCAAACTACTTCTGGTCCATGGGGCAGATGTCAATGCACAGTCCTCAACAG GCAACACAGCTCTGACGTACGCATGCGCTGGTGGCTTTGTGGATGTGGTGAAGGTGCTGCTGAAGGAGGGCGCAAACATCGAGGACCACAACGAGAACGGACACACACCTCTTATGGAGGCAGCCAGTGCTGGCCATGTAGAAGTGGCCAGGGTACTTTTGGAGTATGGTGCTGGcatcaacacacactccaatGAGTTCAAGGAGAGCGCTCTCACACTAGCCTGCTACAAAG GTCACTTAGATATGGTGCGTTTTTTGCTGGAGGCTGGAGCAGACCAGGAACATAAAACAGATGAGATGCACACAGCACTAATGGAGGCATGCATG GACGGCCATGTGGAGGTCGCACGGTTGCTGTTGGACAGCGGTGCACAGGTCAACATGCCAGCTGATTCCTTCGAGTCGCCCCTTACCCTTGCAGCTTGCGGAGGACACGTGGAGCTGGCAGCCTTGCTTATAGAGAGAGGAGCCAACTTGGAAGAG GTTAACGATGAGGGCTACACCCCCCTAATGGAGGCAGCCAGAGAAGGCCATGAGGAGATGGTAGCGCTGCTGCTGGCTCAAG GTGCAAACATCAATGCCCAGACAGAGGAGACGCAGGAGACCGCCTTGACTCTAGCATGTTGTGGTGGCTTCTTGGAAGTGGCTGACTTCCTCATTAAAGCAGGGGCTGATATTGAGTTGGGCTGCTCTACTCCTCTAATGGAGGCTGCACAAGAGGGACATCTGGAGTTGGTCAAATACCTACTTACTGCAG GAGCAAATGTTCATGCCACCACAGCAACGGGTGACACAGCATTGACGTATGCGTGTGAGAACGGACACACCGATGTGGCAGATGTGTTGCTGCAGGCTGGAGCCAACTTG GAGCATGAGTCTGAAGGGGGTCGGACGCCTTTGATGAAGGGAGCAAGGGCAGGACATCTCTGTACAGTGCAGTTTCTTATCAGCAAAG GTGCTAATGTGAACAGAGCTACTGCCAATAACGATCATACAGTGGTGTCTCTGGCCTGTGCTGGAGGGCATCTGGCAGTGGTAGAGTTGCTGCTGGCACATGGGGCAGATCCTACACACAGACTCAAG GATGGTTCAACCATGTTGATAGAAGCTGCTAAGGGTGGCCACACCAATGTGGTGTCCTACTTGTTGGACTACCCTAACAACATCCTGTCTGTCCCAGCCCCTGACCTTTCCCAGCTCACTCCCCCATCGCAAGACTCCTCTCAG GTTCCTCGTGTCCCATTCCAAGCTCTCGCTATGGTAGTGCCCCCTCAAGAGCCCGACAGAGCCCCATCAAACATCGTTACACCCCCACCTGTCTCTAGCAAAG GCATGTCCAAGCAGAGACAGGCAGCCCTTCAACCCGGTGTCCCCACCTCAGTTGGCCGGGGGCCTGAAGCAGAGCCTCTGCCACCCTTCCACTTGTGCCAGCCTCTAGAATGCAttgtggaggagacagaggggaagCTGAATGAGCTGGGCCAGAGAATAAGCGCAATTGAGAAAGCCCAGCTACAGTCGCTTGAGCTCATTCAGGGGGAGCCACTCACCAAAGACAAGAttgaggagctgaagaagagcagagaggagcag gtgcagaagaagaagaaaatcttGAAGGAGTTGCAGAAGGTGGAGCGCCAGCTtcaactgaaaacacagcaacagTTCACCAAAGAGTACATGGAGGCAAAGGGCTTAaaggaagagcaggaggcagGACAGAGCCAGGGTCCAGGTCCGGGGCCTGGAAGTACGACAACTGCTCCAGGGCAACTTCTTGCCGCACCAGGTGCCCAGGTACACACAGGTTCTGACACGGACGAGGAGGCGAACAAAGATGGGGAGCAAGAAGAACAGCTGGGAGAGGAAGGAGACGAA GAGGACGATGATGACGATGAAGAGGAGTGTTctgaggaagaggcagatggAGAAGAGGGTGATTACCCCAAGCTTCCTCAGGTGGGCACAATCCTCTACAGGCATGGCCCACAGCCACCACAGCAGCCTCCTTTGCCCCCTTCGCCACAGACTCAGgcccagcctcctcctccacctcttcagGCTGCCTTCGTCCCTATTCAGCCACTACCGGAGTACAACCCTGCAGATTATCCGGGAAGTACTAGCCCAGAGCTGCAGAGGGTACTGGTGGGGCAGCAGATGTTGGGCCAGCAACAGGGTCCGGGTCAGCAACTGGCTGGGTTAGGCCCAGGAATGATACCTCAACAGGCTCCCGATGGGCTCATGGTAGCTACACCTGCACAGacgctcacagacacactggatGACATCATGGCAG ctgTGAGCAGCCGTGTACCCATGCTGAACACTACAACTTCACCCACACCCCTGTCCCAGCCGACCACACAGACGCCAGCAAACATCGCCTCTCCACCTTCGGTCCTGCCCCTCTACCCCTCTGTTGACATCGATGCACAT ACGGAGAGTAACCATGACACAGCACTAACGCTGGCATGTGCAGGAGGACATGAAGAGCTTGTGTCTGTCCTGATTGCACGGGGAGCCAACATTGAGCACCGGGATAAAAAAG GTTTTACTCCGCTTATCCTGGCTGCCACGGCTGGTCACGTTGGAGTGGTCGAGGTACTCCTGGACAAAGGGGGTGACATTGAGGCTCAATCAGAGAGAACCAAAGACACACCCCTTTCCCTGGCTTGCTCTGGGGGACGCCAGGAG GTTGTTgagttgctgctgctgcggggAGCCAATAAGGAACATCGCAATGTTTCCGACTACACACCACTTAGCTTGGCTGCTTCTGGGGGTTACGTCAACATCATTAAGATTCTTCTCAATGCTGGGGCTGAAATTAACTCCAG GACTGGCAGTAAGCTGGGAATCTCTCCTCTCATGCTGGCGGCTATGAATGGTCATGTGCCGGCAGTGAAGCTTTTGTTAGATATGGGCTCTGACATCAACGCTCAGATTGAAaccaacagaaacacagctcTTACCCTAGCCTGCTTTCAGGGACGGGCTGAGGTTGTTAGTTTGCTGCTAGATCGCAAGGCTAATGTAGAGCATCGTGCTAAG ACTGGTCTTACTCCTCTGATGGAGGCAGCCTCTGGAGGTTATGCAGAGGTGGGTCGAGTGCTGCTGGACAAAGGTGCTGATGTCaatgctcctcctgttccttcaTCCCGAGACACTGCCCTCACCATTGCTGCCGACAAGGGCCACTACAAGTTTTGTGAGCTGCTTATCAACAG GGGTGCTCATATTGATGTACGAAACAAGAAAGGGAACACTCCCCTTTGGCTCGCAGCAAATGGTGGTCATTTTGATGTGGTCCAGCTCCTGGTTCATGCCAGTGCAGATGTGGATGCAGCCGACAACCGCAAGATTACCCCACTCATGGCTGCCTTTCGCAAG GGTCATGTCAAAGTGGTGCAGTATATCGTGAAGGAGGTCAACCAGTTCCCATCAGATATCGAATGCATGAGATATATCGCCACCATTGCTGACAAG GAACTGTTGAAGAAGTGTCACCAGTGCATGGAGACCATTGTCAAAGCTAAAGACCAACAGGCAGCTGAGGCCAACAAGAACGCTAGTATTCTGCTCAAGGAGTTAGACTTGGAGAAG TCCCGGGAGGAGAGTAAGAAGCAGGCCTTAGCTGCCAAGcgggagaagaggaaggagaaacgcaagaagaagaaggaggaacagaagaggaagcaggaggaagaggaggggcagAAAACCAAGGAGGAGTTCTTTGAGATGCAGGAGCAGAAAGAGGATTCAGCTGAAG AAACAGAAGTTCCTATTGAACCACCAAGtgcaaccaccaccaccaccattggAATTTCTGCTACGTCCACCACTTTCACTACAGCTTTTGGTAAGAAGCGAGCGAGCGTGGCCACTACCCCGAGCACCAATCGTaagaacaaaaagaacaaaaccAAGGATTCCGTGCCCAATGAACCAATCATATTACAGGATCCGCAG GTTGCACTAGCACAGCATAAGGCTGACAAGAACAAGATCCATGGTGAGCCacggggtgggggtgggggagtgGCTGGTGGCAACAGCGATTCTGACCCCTTGGACAGCACGGACTGTGccagtgagagcagcagcagtgggggCAAGAGTCAGGAGCTCAATTACCTTCCTGACCTcacctcctcagcctcctcctcgtcctcctcttcttcttcctcctgctcttcttcaGCCCCCTCCTCAGGAGCAGCCCAGTCTCAGGCCCTCCTGCCCGCCCCAGAGAAGAGACACTGTCCACAGCCACAGATCGATGGCAAAGTGGACAATAAAGTCACAGTCTCCATCTCAAAACCAACGCAAAA AGCTCCAGATTCAAGTGACTCCACCTCAAACTCCTTGCCGTCTCCATTCAAGACCATGGCTCTTCCTGTCACTTCACCCAACAATAAGCTCAGTCTCACAAGTCCAAAGAGAGGCCAGAAGAGGGAAGAAGGTTGGAAGGAGGTCGTCAGAAG ATCAAAGAAGCTGTCTGTGCCAGCTTCTGTTGTGTCTCGGATCATGGGTCGAGGAGGTTGCAACATCACAGCCATCCAGGACGTGACAGGAGCTCATATTGATGTGGACAAACAGAAGGACAAAAATGGAGAGAGAATGATCACCATAAG agGTGGCACAGAGTCTACAAGGTATGCAGTTCAGCTCATCAATGCTCTAATCCAAGACCCAGCCAAAGAGCTTGAGGATCTGATTCCTCGGAATCACATCAGAGCCCCAGGCTCTAAAACAACCTCGGCCTCCTTTCCCAGTACGACAGGGGCCACCAGTGGTTCAACCACTGGGCCAAAGGTTCTGAGTTCATTGGTCACTTCTTCAGGCGTCTCGTTCCAACCCTCTGCATccacatcttcatcctcctctcagGCTGGGGGAAAGATTGGGAAGGGGCTGTCATCAAACGTCAGACAGCCATTCCCAGTGTCTCTGCCCCTGGCGTACGCCCACCCTCAGCTGGCTCTACTAGCAGCACAGACCATGCACCAAATCCGACACCCGCGTCTACCAATGGCACAGTTTGGTGGCACCTTCTCTCCAGCTGCCAGCACCTGGGGTCCCTTTCCAGTGCGTCCTGTGAGTCCTGGCAGTGCTAACAGTTCCCCAAAACACAATGGAGGAACAAACGGCACTGGGGCACAGGCCAGACCCAACTCAACCCATAGTGAGCACAGCAACACTGCCAGTTCAGGCGCTCCTGTCACGACCACCAGTACCACAACCACCAGTGCCCCTAATACGTCTGCAGTCTCACCTCATACTCCTAATCCTACTCCATATAATCCCCAGCCAAGCGTTCCCACTCCTTCGTCCGTCAGAAAACAGCTGTTTGCTCCGGACCCTAAGCCTGCTGGTGTCACccctgtgtctgttgcttctaGTGGCAGCAATGCAGTTCGAGGCACAGCTTCTCCTGCACATCACAGTTCCACTACATCTACAGTCAATGCCCCTCAGCAGCCGGTTGGATCCATTACACAGCCTACCGTCCAGCCTGCTAAAACAGAGCCCAGTGCCGTTGCACCTCCTGGAAAAGACAAGacctctctgcctgtagagaACCAGTCTGTTTCTGTCAGTGACAGCATCAGTTCTGTGGGTTTCACTACCCCTGCCATGGCTTTGGTTCCCAAGCCTGAGCCCCGACAGCAgttacctcctcctccctcctctgcaccatCCGCAGAGGCTCCACCACCAATTCTCAACCCACAGCCCAGCTCCCACCTCCCCTCAGTACCTCCGCCTGTTCTCTCACACAATGTTGCACATCCCAACAACACTGTACCCCACTTCTCAGCCCCTGCACCCAGAGTCTCCCATCGTATGCAGCCACCAGGGCCTTACTATTCCCTTCCTGAGCAGCAACAGCAGAcgcaacagcaacagcagtctGTGTTTGTACCCTTCAGTGGTCAAGAACCCCCAAAACAAACCCAAAACCAGACTTCCCAACCAACAAGTTTGCCTCCTCAAGCCCAGAACCAAGCTCAATCCCAGGCTCCAGGCTCCCTTCAGGTCTCTGCTAATGTGGGTATGATTAACGGTTCCCAGATACAGCATGTCGCAAATGCAGGCAAGCCTCAGCAGATACCCCCCAACTTCGGTCCTGCAGGTCTCTTCAATTTCAGCAGCATCTTTGATAACAACAACCAG GTGGGAAACAGTCAGGTGTGGGGTGCATGCCGTTTGCCTGCTAGATCACCTCCAGAGCAGTCATACTCGGCCCCTCCAGCCTATATGAGCATGGGCCAGATGGAGAATATGATGCCTCCACCTCCCCCAGACAGCTCCAAAGCCCCTGGCTACCGATCTGCCACCCAGAGGATGGTCAACAGCCCCATTG CGCTAACCAGCTATGCGACCAGTATTTCTGGCAGCCCTGTGTATCTGCATGGTCATACAGGAGTTGGCACGCCCTCATTCAGCAGACAGCACTTTTCTCCTCATCCATGGAGTGCATCTACATCAG GCGAatctcctgttcctcctccttccacgGTGTCATCCTCTGCCCTTTCCACCTCTGCTGTAGCTCCACCTTCCCAGCCTAAACCAGGCAGTTCCTCGCAGCAGGACCGGAAGGTACCCCCACCCATCGGCACAGAGCGGTTGGCCAGGATTAGGCAGACGGGGTCGGTTAACCCACCTTTGCTCACAACCAGCTACACGGCATCTGTGGGACAGGGAGGCATTTGGTCATTTGGGGTTGGCAGTGCCTCGG AGGCCATGTCTGGTTGGTCCCAGCCCTTGATGAGCAGCCACATGATGCACccacagctgcaggcagagcagtcAGCCTTCTCTCAGCACCAGCCCATGGAGCAGGATGACACAGGCATTGCAAACCCTGCTAACAACTACCACCAGCCTCAGCATTTGCCCAACAGTTACATGGATTTCCCCAAG GGGATGCCTATGTCAATGTATGGAGGACCCATGCTGCCCCCTCATCCTCCCATGGCAGATGGACCAGGGATGTACAATGGTTTGCACGCTGGTGACCCCGCATGGAGCCCTATCATCAAAGTGGTCCCAAACAATGCAGATAGCTCTGATTCCCAACAGCAG GTGTGGCCTGGTACCTGGGCACCTCATGTGGGCAATGTGCACCTCAACCATGTCAACTAG